A single genomic interval of Helianthus annuus cultivar XRQ/B chromosome 13, HanXRQr2.0-SUNRISE, whole genome shotgun sequence harbors:
- the LOC110902195 gene encoding uncharacterized mitochondrial protein AtMg00810-like, translating to MCKELEQVMQEKFEMSALGEMTFFLGLQVHQSKEGIFIPRTKYVGDILKRFQMGDSKHSGTPLAQNHGITPNGMGEHVDPSLCRAMIGSFMYITASRSDIMFPTCLLAHYQSNPKVSHLVAVKTIFRYLKGCPDTSLWYPKDDNFDLIAFSDSDHGGCKIDAKSTSAGCQFFGKSPSHVVLQTSKPV from the coding sequence ATGTGCAAGGAATTGGAGCAGGTGATGCAAGAGAAGTTCGAGATGAGCGCtttgggagaaatgactttctttttaGGTTTGCAGGTTCATCAATCTAAAGAAGGGATTTTCATTCCTCGGACCAAGTATGTTGGGGATATCCTAAAACGATTTCAGATGGGAGATTCAAAGCATTCAGGAACTCCTCTGGCTCAAAATCATGGGATTACTCCTAACGGAATGGGTGAACATGTGGATCCATCTCTTtgtcgtgctatgattggatctttcATGTATATTACTGCTTCAAGGTCCGACATTATGTTTCCAACATGTCTTCTAGCTCATTACCAGTCAAATCCAAAAGTTTCTCATTTGGTGGCTGTAAAAacgatttttcgttatttgaagggttgcccagaCACCAGTCTTTGgtatcctaaggatgataactttgaTTTGATAGCATTTAGTGATTCTGATCATGGTGGCTGCAAGATCGATGCAAAGTCAACATcagcaggatgtcagtttttTGGGAAATCTCCTAGTCACGTGGTACTGCAAACAAGCAAACCTGTGTAG